GAGGGGTACTGGGGTCAAAGAGCCCATACAATCTGTTTTACGTGCACTGTGGTAcaaaatttcagtgaaaaatattttatctGAATTGTACCTCAAAAAATCGACTTTTAATCTTCAtagatcattaatttttttgaaaattgagaAAAGTCTTCTGCAGTTGGGGTatggcttaaaaaaaaaaaatcttaaaaatgAATTACCCTGGATAGTGTAGCGAAAATACAGGTAATGTTCCTAGGTTTACGTCCCTTTTTGCCTAAAATCATGGGCATTTCACAGATTTTCCCTCTGGGTACAAAAGTGAATCTCCTAATCAAAATATTGATAAAGCAAAGCATCACCTCTAATATTGTTACTATGTGTATATTATAACAACAAATGCCACATTAGTgcaacaataatataataattaataattcacAAGCAAGCACAAGGGAGTACCAAGTGGAGAGAAAATCATTACTACATAAAATTGTTCACTATCATTTTAGGTATGTTCACCAATGTGGTGGCAAAGTGGCCTGGGAATGCACATGATTCCTTTATCTTCCAAGACAGCCTTATCTATGACAAGCTAAATGATGAGATAAAGGACTTGGAAGATGGCTTCCTGATTGGTGATAGTGGATATGGCTGTAAGCCTTTTATAATGACACCCTACCCCCACCCCAGTACACAGCACCAGGAGGCTTTCAATGAGGCTTTAGGCAAAACCAgagtgaaaattgagcagtcaTTTGGAATCTTCAAGAGAAGATTCCATCTCATGCACTCTGAAATACGAATGGATCCCGTCAAGGTTTCGCAGCTCGTAGGCGCCTGTGCAGTTCTGCATAATATTGCAATCCTTCGAAATGACATGTATGATCCAGGAGAAACCCTGCTTGAAAATGACCAACCAGATGTGCCCCCATATGATGGCCCTGAAGATGGGTTGAAAATTAGAGATTACATTTGTGAACATTACTTCTGAATGTTTCACCATATTGCTGTTGTGCCATACATGATATGAAGTTCTTTGAAATTCTCTTATTGTTTACATCATAGTTAGCCTCTACTATGTTTACATGTACAGGCACCAAATGAAAAgatacaaaaatgaaaaaagggaAGGATAAACTGCTAGGTTCATGATGATGCTTTTGACTCATACCTTACTTTTTAAATCAGACAGAccttaaaacaaaaaagcaaacttTTTCCTCAATAATACTCATACCCACTGTTATATTCAGAAGTAATGCTCACAAATGATTTAACTATTATTTCTCTTAGAATTCTGGATTTTGAGCTTCCTTAGCCTGGACACAACCAGTTAATACCACTAATAGACCCGCAAGGCTGGGTCAGGACCATGTTTTCATACAAACCTACCTGCTTTTCTTATGGAAATTATGCTGATTAAAGACTAGTTAGCAGAAGAAAAACATGAATTTACAAAAGAAAGTAGataggtttgtatcaaaaaagGGCACCCCCAGCCCTGTTTTCactgacaactgtaaaatggtctatttcccTGAAATCAAACCAGCTGCATGCAGGCTAAGCTTcccctattgtatttgaattaaaaaaacagtCAAATTGAAACATGAAATGAGGTTAATGTTTAAAACATACAGCATCACAAACAAGGAGAAAAATACAAGTAAACATGTTTTTCGGTAAATGTCAATATTTAATATGCAGTAtacattcaataattttttatcacAATCTGTGATTCCAGAAAACAACCACATTCTCTAAGGGTTTTCAATTGAGGTTCCTGAGAGGGGGATGGGCAATGCTGACAGAATTTGCCAAATAAACTGTCTATTAATCAGAAAACTCTATATGGGGGTTCATATAAAGACTCCCTTCCATGATTGGGGTGTGATTATTTTCTAGAATAATTGCACCATCAAGATAAATTTGGGGCAATATCCATAATTTTCAATATCCGGGTCAAAAATGACAAGAATGGAATGGAAACAAACAATGCATGACTGTAAAATTTTTAAACAAGTAACCACATAATTTTCT
The Montipora capricornis isolate CH-2021 chromosome 10, ASM3666992v2, whole genome shotgun sequence genome window above contains:
- the LOC138020534 gene encoding putative nuclease HARBI1, which gives rise to MADMLLFGRLADARRARPRRFRLFNARLDDYLSENDVKSRFRFGRDSINYLVDLLSDDLARNTARNHALSPLVQVLVALRFFASGSFLEVIGDTFGLPKSTVSRCITSVSQALVRRQHMFIVWPDEDRKTVIKQAFFAKNGYPGVIGCIDCTHIRIQAPGVNENDFVNRKGYHSLNVQAICNHKGESHRGVLGSKSPYNLFYQAQGSTKWRENHYYIKLFTIILGMFTNVVAKWPGNAHDSFIFQDSLIYDKLNDEIKDLEDGFLIGDSGYGCKPFIMTPYPHPSTQHQEAFNEALGKTRVKIEQSFGIFKRRFHLMHSEIRMDPVKVSQLVGACAVLHNIAILRNDMYDPGETLLENDQPDVPPYDGPEDGLKIRDYICEHYF